Proteins co-encoded in one endosymbiont 'TC1' of Trimyema compressum genomic window:
- a CDS encoding VOC family protein — MVTLNDTKGIIPFLTFSGQAKEALDFYISIFPDSKLLSIDYIQKDEKGLEGKVLNGTFKLMNQTFMVMDIEEKYSLWTYTKKVDRKK, encoded by the coding sequence ATGGTTACACTCAATGACACAAAAGGAATTATTCCTTTTTTAACCTTTTCAGGTCAAGCAAAAGAAGCTTTGGATTTCTACATTAGTATATTTCCAGACTCTAAATTACTGTCTATAGATTATATACAAAAAGATGAAAAAGGACTAGAAGGTAAAGTTTTAAATGGTACTTTTAAATTAATGAATCAAACATTTATGGTTATGGATATTGAAGAAAAGTACAGCTTGTGGACATATACTAAAAAAGTAGACAGGAAAAAGTGA
- a CDS encoding helix-turn-helix domain-containing protein — protein sequence MRYVNDYLCSVFRNTQKRNITKYQLIFNHGIPANTLQCMLNGEAITTKTIDTLCFILECETSDIIKHDNSQ from the coding sequence GTGAGATATGTTAATGATTATTTATGCTCCGTTTTTCGAAACACTCAAAAAAGAAATATAACGAAATATCAATTAATATTTAATCATGGTATTCCCGCCAACACTCTTCAGTGTATGCTTAATGGTGAAGCAATCACTACCAAAACAATTGATACTTTATGTTTTATTTTAGAATGTGAAACATCTGATATTATTAAACATGATAATTCACAATAA